In Dyadobacter sp. CECT 9275, the following proteins share a genomic window:
- a CDS encoding SAM-dependent methyltransferase — protein MSNHKPTIFLIPTVLAEGTSEEVLPGQVRSVIGGLDVFFVENIRSARRFISSLKLGKVIDDLEFFELDKDTPMELTRQRLTALNKNAGIISEAGCPGVADPGAVAAAVSHELGYKVMPLVGPSSILLALMASGMSGQSFAFHGYLPIDKTLRKKAIQQLERESAQRLQTQIFMETPFRNNQLLDAVLETCGPETRLCIAANVTAPDEFIRTQSIRNWQRSKPDLHKKPTIFLLAQFYT, from the coding sequence ATGTCAAATCATAAACCAACCATTTTCCTCATTCCTACGGTACTTGCGGAAGGTACCTCCGAGGAGGTACTACCCGGCCAGGTCAGGTCCGTTATCGGTGGACTGGATGTCTTCTTTGTAGAAAATATCCGTTCTGCCCGCCGGTTCATCAGCAGCCTGAAACTTGGCAAAGTCATTGACGATCTCGAGTTTTTCGAACTGGACAAGGATACCCCCATGGAACTTACCAGACAACGCCTAACCGCCCTGAATAAAAATGCAGGTATCATCTCCGAAGCCGGGTGTCCCGGTGTTGCCGATCCTGGTGCGGTAGCAGCTGCAGTATCCCATGAACTTGGTTACAAAGTGATGCCGCTGGTTGGTCCATCGTCCATTTTACTCGCCCTGATGGCCTCAGGAATGAGTGGGCAGTCTTTTGCATTTCACGGATATCTGCCCATAGATAAAACGTTAAGGAAAAAGGCCATTCAGCAACTGGAGAGGGAATCAGCACAAAGGCTCCAGACCCAGATTTTCATGGAAACACCATTCCGTAATAATCAGCTGCTCGACGCCGTTCTTGAAACTTGTGGGCCCGAAACAAGGCTCTGTATTGCAGCTAATGTTACGGCACCCGACGAGTTTATCAGAACCCAGTCCATCCGAAACTGGCAAAGGAGCAAACCCGATCTGCACAAAAAACCTACTATTTTCCTGCTGGCACAGTTTTATACCTAA
- a CDS encoding alpha/beta fold hydrolase, with amino-acid sequence MHLNFKKVGENGPALIILHGVFGLLDNWLSISKTIADAGYTLYLVDQRNHGRSPHEEPMDYPTFAADLAEFITQQNLETPVLIGHSMGGKTVMEYAVNHPGTYDKLVIVDIGPKQYPIHHRKILQGLNTIDLATVHNRQDADDQLSPFEPSLAVRQFLLKNLYREEDGSFGWRFNLPVLTSDMPKIGAAIETDTPVQVPTLFIRGEKSNYILDEDWEDILKIFPAARLETIRDAGHWVQAEQPKAFLKVLLEFLEE; translated from the coding sequence ATGCATTTGAATTTCAAAAAAGTAGGAGAAAACGGACCGGCACTCATTATTCTTCACGGCGTATTCGGTTTGCTGGATAACTGGCTATCCATCAGCAAAACAATTGCTGATGCCGGATACACTTTATACCTGGTGGACCAGCGTAACCATGGCCGATCTCCGCATGAAGAACCGATGGATTATCCCACCTTTGCAGCTGATCTTGCCGAATTTATAACACAGCAAAATCTTGAGACGCCGGTGCTCATCGGCCATTCGATGGGTGGAAAAACAGTGATGGAATATGCCGTGAATCATCCGGGAACCTATGACAAGCTGGTGATTGTGGATATCGGCCCGAAACAGTATCCCATTCACCACCGGAAAATCCTTCAGGGACTGAATACAATAGACCTCGCCACTGTACACAACCGGCAAGACGCCGATGACCAGCTAAGTCCTTTTGAACCAAGCCTTGCTGTAAGACAATTTTTGCTCAAGAATCTTTACCGGGAAGAGGACGGATCATTTGGCTGGCGGTTTAACCTGCCGGTTCTGACAAGCGATATGCCCAAAATAGGTGCGGCAATAGAAACAGATACACCCGTGCAGGTACCTACCCTTTTTATCAGGGGTGAGAAATCCAATTACATACTGGACGAAGATTGGGAAGATATTCTTAAGATTTTCCCCGCAGCGCGGCTGGAAACCATCCGGGATGCGGGCCACTGGGTGCAGGCCGAACAACCCAAAGCGTTTTTGAAGGTTTTACTGGAATTCCTCGAAGAGTAA
- a CDS encoding TonB-dependent receptor, with amino-acid sequence MDQKSLLFRAAFVALFLFSLALFHPALAQENGASVSGTVNDDKGEPLAGATIALKGTGKGTTADGAGKFTLTGLPTGSQTIIISFIGFDSQEIARDLVAGENSLGNLSLAVNAAALSEVVVVGVADYAKERQTPVAVSTVRATEIQTKLGNQEFPEILRTTPSVYATKSGGGFGDSRINIRGFDQNNVAVLINGVPVNDMEGGTVYWSNWAGLSDVTSALQVQRGLGSSKLAIASVGGTMNVITKTTDMKQSGSASVGIGNDGYNKFNLAYNTGLTKSGWSVSALISRTSGKGYVDGTKFEGYNYFLGIGYKPNAKNDFQFVITGAPQWHHQRSTFISLATYQKYGSNGEPNTKYNSDWGYLNGDEYNVRRNYYHKPVASINWEHKINSRMSLSSVVYASWGRGGGTGPTGSINGKAVAALPKTTDGLIRFDDIASWSAGDSVTALGKNNVATNGQYINTTSKGITRYGSINSHDWYGAIIKLNTKLTDAITWDLGVDLRTYKGIHYRVVTDVLGADGYLDNTDVNNPNRVITKYYDAKASFNPFVSMKDQQKMGYYNDGLVRWGGLFTQLEYSKNNLSVFVQGSLSNQAFRRIDYFVKKNDDPLQKSDWSKLWGGTVKGGANYNIDDHSNVFANAGFYSKQPLFNSIFPNNAQTINPNIENEKILGTEVGYGFRSKFFNLNLNLYRTSWADRFLRATVQASDGTRGIAYVQSLKQVHTGVELEANTKLVEGKLEFRGMLSLGNWKYSGNGVATYVDEATYDIKKNPDGSVFEQTLYLDGVKVGDAAQTTASLEGIYEIVKGLKVNATWFYMDNLYASFAPADFAAANNKGALKLPSYNLFDAGINYKLSLSGRNALIFGFNINNLFDTQYIAEAKSNLFPDADSAKNWKGINTANTVYFGFGRTWNASIKYNF; translated from the coding sequence ATGGATCAGAAAAGTTTACTTTTCAGGGCAGCGTTCGTGGCGTTGTTCTTATTTTCATTAGCGCTTTTTCATCCTGCGCTGGCTCAGGAAAACGGTGCCTCGGTATCAGGCACTGTTAACGACGATAAGGGAGAGCCTCTGGCAGGCGCTACCATTGCATTAAAAGGAACAGGAAAGGGAACCACGGCTGACGGCGCCGGGAAATTTACGCTGACAGGCCTGCCAACCGGAAGTCAGACCATCATCATTTCTTTTATCGGGTTTGACAGCCAGGAAATTGCCAGGGATCTTGTTGCGGGGGAGAATTCCCTGGGAAACCTTAGCCTTGCGGTTAACGCCGCGGCTCTGAGTGAAGTGGTGGTGGTAGGGGTTGCCGATTACGCCAAAGAACGTCAGACACCAGTGGCGGTTTCCACCGTCAGGGCAACGGAAATCCAGACGAAACTGGGTAACCAGGAATTTCCTGAAATACTTCGCACCACGCCTTCCGTGTATGCAACCAAAAGCGGTGGTGGTTTTGGGGATTCAAGGATCAATATCCGTGGTTTTGATCAAAACAATGTAGCGGTACTGATTAATGGTGTGCCGGTTAATGACATGGAAGGTGGTACGGTTTACTGGTCCAACTGGGCCGGATTGTCCGATGTTACGTCGGCTTTGCAGGTGCAGCGCGGACTGGGTTCATCGAAACTCGCCATTGCATCGGTAGGAGGTACGATGAACGTCATTACCAAGACTACGGATATGAAGCAGAGCGGTTCTGCAAGTGTAGGTATCGGAAACGACGGTTATAATAAGTTTAACCTTGCTTACAATACCGGACTTACCAAAAGCGGATGGTCCGTATCTGCACTGATCAGCCGTACCTCCGGGAAAGGATATGTTGACGGTACGAAATTTGAGGGATACAACTACTTTTTGGGTATAGGTTATAAGCCTAATGCCAAGAACGACTTCCAGTTTGTGATCACAGGTGCTCCGCAATGGCACCACCAGCGCTCCACATTTATTTCCCTGGCTACCTATCAGAAGTATGGCTCCAATGGTGAGCCTAATACCAAATACAATTCGGACTGGGGCTATCTGAATGGAGACGAGTACAATGTGCGCAGAAATTATTACCATAAGCCGGTTGCCTCTATTAACTGGGAACATAAGATTAATTCCCGGATGAGCTTATCTTCAGTTGTGTATGCATCGTGGGGACGTGGCGGAGGAACCGGCCCAACCGGTTCGATCAACGGTAAGGCAGTAGCTGCCCTGCCAAAAACAACAGACGGTCTTATCCGGTTTGATGATATTGCAAGCTGGTCAGCCGGAGACAGCGTAACAGCGCTGGGTAAAAACAATGTTGCAACCAACGGTCAGTATATCAATACAACTTCCAAGGGCATTACAAGGTACGGTTCTATCAACTCTCATGACTGGTACGGTGCCATTATTAAACTGAATACCAAACTTACAGATGCTATTACGTGGGACCTGGGCGTTGACCTCAGGACTTACAAAGGGATACACTACCGCGTGGTGACCGATGTGCTCGGTGCAGACGGATACCTTGATAATACGGACGTCAATAACCCCAACCGCGTGATTACCAAATATTACGATGCCAAAGCCAGCTTCAATCCTTTTGTGAGCATGAAGGACCAGCAGAAAATGGGTTATTATAACGACGGCCTGGTGAGATGGGGCGGGTTGTTCACGCAGCTGGAATATTCAAAAAATAACCTGTCGGTGTTTGTACAAGGTTCGCTCTCCAACCAGGCGTTTAGAAGAATTGATTATTTCGTGAAAAAGAATGACGACCCGCTTCAGAAATCCGACTGGTCAAAATTGTGGGGAGGAACTGTTAAAGGAGGGGCCAATTACAATATTGACGATCACAGTAATGTTTTTGCAAATGCCGGTTTTTACTCGAAACAGCCATTGTTTAACTCTATATTCCCCAACAACGCTCAGACGATTAACCCCAATATCGAGAACGAAAAAATTCTGGGTACAGAGGTGGGGTACGGTTTCCGGTCAAAATTCTTCAATCTTAATCTGAATCTCTACCGTACTTCCTGGGCCGACCGCTTCCTGCGTGCAACGGTACAGGCTTCGGATGGAACCAGAGGCATAGCCTACGTGCAGTCTCTTAAGCAGGTCCATACAGGGGTCGAACTGGAAGCGAATACCAAACTTGTAGAAGGCAAACTGGAATTCCGTGGTATGTTATCTCTAGGAAACTGGAAATACAGCGGAAATGGCGTAGCCACTTATGTGGATGAGGCAACTTATGACATCAAAAAGAATCCTGATGGTTCGGTATTTGAACAAACCTTGTATCTGGATGGAGTGAAAGTGGGAGACGCCGCCCAAACTACAGCGAGCCTCGAAGGTATTTACGAGATCGTTAAAGGCCTTAAAGTCAATGCTACCTGGTTTTATATGGATAACCTGTATGCATCCTTTGCTCCCGCAGATTTTGCCGCAGCTAATAACAAAGGGGCTCTTAAACTGCCGTCGTACAACCTTTTTGATGCAGGTATTAATTATAAGCTCTCTTTGAGCGGCAGAAATGCGCTCATCTTTGGTTTTAATATCAACAACCTGTTTGACACGCAGTACATTGCCGAGGCAAAATCCAACCTTTTCCCTGATGCGGATTCTGCTAAAAACTGGAAAGGTATCAATACGGCCAATACAGTGTATTTCGGTTTCGGCCGCACATGGAACGCAAGTATCAAATATAATTTCTAA
- a CDS encoding patatin-like phospholipase family protein has product MKALVLGGGSMKGAFQVGAIQAVLENGFEPDMVYGISVGALNTTFLINETGRQLMQNEEIRWPLAGRKLLEFWIKNITQPHDISRLRSRVKLGVNTLMSRFDGLLDPVPLHLLIRKNVRDEYVQRCTIKSKVGAVNIESGEIKYVSTDDPHFLDYVYASSSIPMLMPGVPIADAEYLDGGLREVAPVRQAIEDGATEIVLIACHSPLLYRPEGMNTRNLITLIERIRDITVNQIVNNNIQWAESYVDRSILRGRPMKLTVIRPETPLVLDMQRFTSEDISRLIVEGYRIGVKTVTQAVSDSIDLK; this is encoded by the coding sequence ATGAAAGCACTCGTTCTTGGCGGGGGCTCCATGAAAGGAGCTTTCCAGGTTGGCGCGATCCAGGCTGTTTTGGAAAATGGTTTTGAACCGGATATGGTCTACGGTATTTCGGTAGGGGCGTTGAATACCACCTTTCTGATTAATGAGACCGGGAGGCAGCTGATGCAGAACGAAGAGATCAGGTGGCCCTTGGCCGGGAGAAAATTACTGGAATTCTGGATCAAAAATATTACCCAGCCGCACGACATCTCGAGACTCAGGTCACGTGTAAAGCTGGGTGTTAATACCCTGATGAGCCGGTTTGACGGCCTGCTGGACCCCGTTCCCCTGCACCTGCTGATCCGCAAAAATGTGCGGGATGAGTATGTCCAAAGGTGCACCATTAAGTCAAAGGTTGGCGCAGTGAATATCGAAAGTGGGGAAATTAAATATGTTTCTACGGATGACCCTCATTTTCTGGACTATGTATATGCGAGTTCTTCCATTCCGATGCTGATGCCCGGCGTCCCCATCGCTGATGCAGAATACCTGGACGGCGGATTAAGAGAGGTGGCACCTGTGCGGCAGGCCATTGAAGACGGTGCCACGGAGATTGTGCTCATTGCCTGCCATTCCCCGTTACTATACCGGCCGGAGGGAATGAATACCCGTAACCTGATCACGCTTATTGAGCGCATCAGGGATATCACCGTAAATCAGATCGTGAACAACAATATTCAATGGGCCGAGTCTTATGTTGACCGTTCCATTCTTCGTGGCAGACCCATGAAACTTACGGTAATCAGGCCGGAAACTCCCCTTGTACTGGACATGCAGCGATTTACTTCCGAGGATATTTCAAGGTTAATTGTGGAGGGGTACAGGATCGGGGTTAAAACGGTAACCCAAGCCGTTTCAGACAGTATAGATCTTAAATGA
- a CDS encoding polyprenyl synthetase family protein, producing MTLSIKEIQIPIADEMKAFEQKFRQFMKSEVMLLDQIMNYIVRRKGKQLRPMFVFLSAGVCGKVEESSYRGAALIELLHTATLVHDDVVDDSGYRRGFFSVNALWKNKIAVLVGDYLLSRGLLLSVDNEEFDLLKIVSTAVRELSEGELLQMEKARRLDINEEVYYQIIRQKTASLIASCCAVGACSVGASAEVVAKMHAFGEKVGMAFQIKDDLFDYGDDEIGKPLGIDIKEKKMTLPLIYALNKAAWLEKRRIINIIRNESHKPKKVSEVIAFVKESGGLKYAQEVMQRYVEEARALLYEFVDSPHRQSLEQLVQYTIERTK from the coding sequence ATGACCCTTTCAATAAAGGAAATTCAGATCCCGATTGCAGATGAAATGAAGGCTTTTGAGCAGAAATTTCGTCAGTTCATGAAAAGTGAGGTAATGCTGCTGGACCAGATCATGAATTATATCGTGCGCAGAAAAGGTAAACAGCTGAGACCCATGTTTGTTTTCCTTTCGGCCGGGGTTTGTGGCAAAGTAGAAGAGTCCTCGTACCGTGGCGCTGCGCTCATAGAATTACTGCATACCGCTACATTAGTCCATGACGACGTGGTGGATGACTCAGGTTATCGCCGGGGCTTTTTCTCCGTTAATGCCTTATGGAAAAATAAAATCGCTGTCCTGGTAGGTGATTACCTTTTGTCACGCGGGCTGCTCTTATCGGTTGATAATGAGGAATTTGATCTGTTGAAAATCGTGTCAACGGCCGTCAGGGAATTGAGTGAGGGAGAGCTCCTGCAGATGGAAAAGGCAAGGAGGCTCGATATTAACGAGGAGGTATACTACCAGATCATCAGACAGAAAACGGCTTCCCTTATCGCTTCCTGCTGTGCAGTAGGGGCTTGTTCCGTGGGTGCATCGGCTGAGGTGGTGGCCAAAATGCATGCATTCGGGGAAAAAGTGGGAATGGCTTTTCAGATCAAGGATGACCTTTTTGATTATGGTGATGACGAAATCGGAAAACCTTTGGGCATTGATATCAAGGAGAAAAAAATGACTTTACCGCTGATATATGCCCTCAATAAAGCTGCCTGGCTTGAAAAACGGAGGATCATCAATATCATCAGAAATGAAAGCCACAAGCCTAAAAAGGTTTCAGAGGTCATTGCCTTTGTGAAAGAATCCGGGGGACTGAAATATGCACAGGAAGTCATGCAGAGGTATGTTGAGGAAGCCAGGGCGCTGTTATATGAATTTGTAGATTCGCCCCACCGTCAGTCACTCGAACAGCTTGTGCAGTATACAATTGAACGTACCAAGTAA
- a CDS encoding leucine-rich repeat domain-containing protein — MRLLLLFAFVLAVHYASAQPKVLRIDALGRTEYDQILTRYSDDVNNRTDGLQLRIRMDSAVTMAFGGKKELGYTLFLQCLVNAQGKADYVFFNLAAVGRYNHDSLEAELKSAVMSRMASFKARELGKYCMYNFSFMGGRQKAAPRKVPKGDSALSEIKQLLTSRDTIRIKKLFLHELSLTAVPDAIYRFPNLEELYLEKNQITSVAIDIRRLPKLSILNLGSNKITNDSLHLSRNKCLHVLNLNENSFTDIPVAVKNCRKLSSLWLAGNNMSALSGVSFKRVRKLRDLNLYKTQIGQVPAGIKKMRKLEILDLYHNKLTEIPKSVTKLKKLTHLAVAHNQLKELPEKLYKLKQLHTVYAHHNWLSYLPEKIDRLKEMRILDLGYNWFTNFPVQVTAFENLTELDMSSNNFTEFPAQLLELKHLEKLYLRGNPFIGNDAETKYASQLGSLKGKNIEVFY; from the coding sequence ATGAGACTATTGCTGCTTTTTGCTTTTGTTTTAGCCGTGCATTATGCAAGTGCGCAGCCGAAGGTTCTCAGAATAGATGCGCTTGGCAGGACTGAATACGATCAGATCCTGACGCGCTATTCGGATGATGTCAATAACCGGACCGACGGACTTCAGCTGAGAATCCGGATGGACAGTGCCGTAACGATGGCTTTTGGTGGTAAAAAGGAACTGGGGTATACCCTATTCCTCCAATGCCTGGTGAACGCTCAAGGTAAGGCCGACTATGTATTTTTTAACCTGGCTGCAGTTGGGAGGTACAATCATGACTCGCTTGAGGCGGAATTGAAATCAGCGGTGATGTCCAGAATGGCGTCATTCAAAGCCCGGGAGCTGGGGAAATACTGCATGTACAACTTTTCATTTATGGGAGGACGCCAGAAGGCTGCACCCCGAAAGGTGCCCAAAGGAGACAGTGCATTATCTGAAATAAAACAGTTACTTACGAGCCGGGATACTATAAGGATAAAGAAACTCTTTCTTCACGAGCTCAGCCTGACCGCCGTGCCAGATGCGATCTACCGGTTTCCCAATCTGGAGGAACTATACCTGGAAAAGAACCAGATTACTTCCGTTGCCATAGATATTAGAAGGCTTCCCAAATTATCAATTCTGAATCTGGGAAGTAATAAAATTACCAATGATAGCTTGCATCTCTCAAGAAACAAATGCCTGCACGTACTAAATCTGAATGAAAATTCTTTCACGGATATCCCCGTTGCTGTAAAAAACTGCCGAAAACTTAGCAGTCTTTGGCTGGCAGGTAATAATATGTCGGCGTTATCCGGGGTAAGTTTTAAGCGGGTCAGGAAATTACGTGACCTCAATTTATACAAGACGCAGATTGGCCAGGTACCTGCCGGTATTAAAAAAATGAGGAAACTGGAAATACTGGACCTGTATCATAACAAACTTACCGAAATTCCTAAGAGTGTAACCAAGCTGAAAAAGCTGACCCACCTGGCCGTGGCGCATAACCAGCTGAAGGAATTACCAGAAAAATTATATAAACTCAAACAACTTCATACGGTGTATGCCCATCATAACTGGCTGAGTTACCTTCCCGAGAAAATCGACAGGCTTAAGGAAATGAGGATTCTGGATTTAGGTTATAACTGGTTTACTAATTTTCCTGTTCAGGTTACGGCGTTTGAAAATCTGACCGAACTGGATATGTCGTCCAATAATTTTACGGAGTTTCCCGCGCAGCTGTTGGAACTGAAGCACCTGGAAAAGTTATATCTCCGCGGCAACCCATTTATCGGGAATGATGCGGAGACCAAGTATGCCAGCCAGTTGGGAAGTCTGAAAGGGAAGAATATTGAAGTTTTTTATTGA
- a CDS encoding DUF5916 domain-containing protein has translation MLRNLRIILALLFVLTKTFAQKPNENYKYHIRPSTSAIKIDGLANDAAWNDTETATDFFMITPMDTSFAKCRTEVKMAYDKHNIYILVVNYKPIKGTIIVESLKRDFTFGKNDNFLLFMDTFHDKTNGFSFGANAAGAPWDGQMGDGGTVDLSWDNKWLTSVKNDDDKWVWEAAIPFKSIRYKPGITEWGINFSRQDLTVSEKSAWAPVPRQFPSASLAYTGVLVWDVPPPNPGANISVIPYAATRMTKNYQTDSPPKYKNNIGGDVKIGLTPSLNLDLTVNPDFSQVDVDVQQTNLDRFELFFPERRQFFLENADLFANFGYANLRPFFSRRIGLGTPIQFGARMSGKLDKNWRIGVLDVQTASPDSITPKNNYAVFALQRQVLARSNVRFMFVNKDALNYSQEKYGTTNRYNRNIGAEFNLASAKNLWTGKVMFLKSFTPGKSSDDFVHAADLKFNKANFFWQWQHEYVGKNYNAEVGYVPNATRMGYYKISPNIGYLWFVKSPKVISHGPKFVTNIYWDKGFSVSDKEFILSYNINFISRATIIPYVSSNYIRLLQPFDPTNLGGSKLDAGTIHNWKTAGIEIVSGPQKRFTYTLAGSHGGWYENGTKTTLRTELGYRFQPYVAIALAGNYNNLKLPTPWNRTELWLVGPRVDVTFTNSLFFTTFMQYNKQADNINLNSRLQWRYRPASDLFIVYTDNYLPDNFRVKTRAIVLKLTYWWNL, from the coding sequence GTGTTACGTAACCTGCGGATTATCCTTGCTTTACTTTTTGTACTCACAAAAACTTTTGCACAAAAACCTAACGAAAATTACAAATATCATATCCGCCCGTCAACATCGGCCATCAAAATAGACGGCCTAGCCAATGACGCGGCCTGGAACGATACGGAAACAGCAACTGATTTCTTCATGATTACCCCGATGGATACCAGCTTTGCAAAATGCCGGACGGAGGTAAAAATGGCCTACGACAAACATAATATCTATATCCTGGTTGTCAATTACAAACCTATCAAAGGAACCATCATCGTGGAATCTCTGAAGCGGGATTTTACTTTTGGAAAAAACGACAACTTCCTCTTGTTCATGGATACCTTTCACGACAAAACCAATGGTTTTTCGTTTGGTGCCAATGCGGCTGGTGCTCCCTGGGACGGACAAATGGGCGACGGCGGGACGGTGGATCTGAGCTGGGATAACAAATGGCTAACTTCGGTAAAAAACGATGATGACAAATGGGTTTGGGAAGCGGCCATTCCCTTTAAGAGTATCCGTTACAAACCCGGCATTACCGAGTGGGGAATTAATTTCAGCAGGCAGGACCTGACCGTATCCGAGAAATCTGCCTGGGCCCCGGTACCCCGGCAATTCCCCTCTGCATCGCTGGCCTACACAGGTGTGCTGGTGTGGGATGTACCTCCGCCAAACCCTGGTGCCAACATTTCGGTTATTCCTTACGCTGCGACCCGGATGACCAAAAATTACCAGACAGACTCGCCCCCGAAGTATAAAAACAATATCGGTGGAGATGTCAAGATAGGCCTCACTCCTTCCCTGAACCTGGACCTCACCGTTAACCCGGATTTTTCGCAGGTGGATGTGGACGTGCAGCAAACCAACCTCGACCGGTTTGAATTGTTTTTCCCTGAAAGGCGGCAGTTTTTCCTCGAAAACGCTGACTTGTTCGCCAATTTCGGATATGCTAACCTCCGGCCTTTTTTTTCGAGAAGGATAGGTCTCGGAACCCCCATTCAGTTTGGGGCACGTATGAGCGGAAAACTGGATAAAAACTGGCGTATTGGTGTGCTGGATGTTCAGACGGCATCGCCCGACAGCATTACTCCCAAAAACAATTATGCAGTTTTTGCCCTGCAGCGCCAGGTACTGGCCCGCTCCAATGTGCGGTTTATGTTTGTAAATAAAGATGCGCTCAACTATTCGCAGGAAAAGTATGGTACTACCAACCGCTACAACCGTAACATAGGTGCGGAATTTAACCTGGCCAGCGCAAAAAATTTATGGACGGGTAAAGTCATGTTCCTAAAGTCATTCACCCCGGGGAAATCTTCCGATGATTTCGTCCATGCTGCGGACCTGAAATTCAATAAAGCCAATTTCTTCTGGCAATGGCAGCATGAGTACGTGGGAAAAAACTACAATGCGGAAGTGGGGTATGTCCCCAATGCCACAAGGATGGGCTACTACAAGATCAGCCCGAATATTGGATATCTCTGGTTTGTAAAATCTCCGAAAGTTATCAGCCATGGGCCCAAGTTTGTGACCAACATTTACTGGGACAAAGGGTTTTCGGTGAGCGATAAGGAATTTATTCTTTCCTATAATATCAATTTCATAAGCCGGGCTACAATAATACCTTATGTGTCCAGTAACTATATCCGCCTGTTGCAGCCTTTTGACCCTACCAACCTGGGAGGCAGCAAACTGGATGCGGGCACCATTCACAACTGGAAAACCGCAGGAATTGAAATTGTTTCGGGCCCTCAGAAGAGATTTACCTACACCCTTGCCGGAAGCCACGGTGGCTGGTATGAAAACGGAACCAAAACAACACTCCGTACGGAACTGGGATATCGCTTTCAGCCTTACGTAGCCATCGCGCTTGCAGGGAATTACAACAACCTTAAACTCCCCACCCCCTGGAACCGCACTGAGCTTTGGCTCGTTGGCCCTCGTGTGGACGTAACCTTTACAAACAGTCTGTTTTTCACGACTTTCATGCAGTACAACAAACAAGCCGATAACATTAACCTCAACTCTCGCCTGCAGTGGAGGTACCGCCCGGCTTCCGACTTGTTTATTGTTTATACCGACAACTATCTGCCGGATAATTTCAGGGTAAAGACCCGGGCCATCGTACTCAAATTAACTTATTGGTGGAATCTTTAA
- a CDS encoding DUF3817 domain-containing protein has protein sequence MITDLVKSALGRLRIIAFLEGMSYLILLGIAMPLKYLAGMPQPVRMIGMAHGVLFILYVLLLIQVAIERQWSIKKSLLAFVASLIPFGTFYADVKWFRS, from the coding sequence ATGATCACCGATCTAGTAAAGTCAGCCCTGGGCAGGCTCCGAATCATCGCTTTTCTTGAGGGTATGTCCTACCTCATCCTTTTAGGTATAGCCATGCCCCTCAAATATCTTGCCGGAATGCCGCAGCCTGTCCGAATGATAGGCATGGCGCATGGTGTCCTGTTTATTTTGTACGTTCTGCTGCTCATACAGGTTGCGATAGAAAGGCAATGGTCTATCAAAAAGTCCCTGCTGGCCTTCGTAGCTTCGCTTATCCCCTTTGGTACCTTTTATGCCGATGTTAAATGGTTCAGATCGTGA